From Micromonospora echinospora, one genomic window encodes:
- a CDS encoding substrate-binding domain-containing protein — protein sequence MMRTRIVLLALLCSGALVTSGACSVEKPSGDAAAENCGSGKDFLIGMSQANNAEPYRQVMNTDIQTAANSVPGFTVVVADAAQDNSKQVADVENFLTQRIDLLIISPNEAKPLTAVVRKAHDRGVPVIVLDRKVEGEAYTAFIGGDNVAIGRAAGEFYARTLLPDGGKVIEITGLPGSTPAAERAQGFREGIAGNPKIEIVASQPGDWLREKGQSVADALLKTHPDAAAVYAHNDPMAEGAYLAAKAAGLHTKVKFTGIDALPVPSGGIKAVEQGRLAATFQYATGGREAVDLARRILVDCDRDVPRTTTLATMQVTRENAAETYARLGGAG from the coding sequence ATGATGCGCACCCGTATCGTCCTTCTCGCGTTGCTGTGCAGCGGCGCGCTCGTCACCTCCGGCGCGTGCAGCGTGGAGAAGCCGTCCGGCGACGCCGCCGCCGAGAACTGCGGCAGCGGCAAGGACTTCCTGATCGGCATGTCGCAGGCGAACAACGCCGAGCCCTACCGGCAGGTGATGAACACCGACATACAGACGGCGGCGAACTCCGTCCCCGGGTTCACCGTGGTGGTCGCCGACGCGGCGCAGGACAACAGCAAGCAGGTCGCCGACGTGGAGAACTTCCTCACCCAGCGGATCGACCTGCTGATCATTTCGCCGAACGAGGCCAAGCCGCTGACCGCCGTGGTGCGGAAGGCACACGACCGGGGCGTCCCGGTCATCGTGCTGGACCGCAAGGTGGAGGGCGAGGCGTACACGGCCTTCATCGGCGGGGACAACGTCGCGATCGGCAGGGCCGCCGGCGAGTTCTACGCCCGGACGCTGCTGCCCGACGGCGGCAAGGTCATCGAGATCACCGGTCTGCCCGGCTCCACCCCGGCGGCCGAACGCGCGCAGGGCTTCCGGGAGGGCATCGCCGGCAACCCGAAGATCGAGATCGTCGCCTCCCAGCCCGGGGACTGGCTGCGGGAGAAGGGCCAGTCGGTGGCCGACGCGCTGCTCAAGACGCACCCGGACGCCGCCGCCGTCTACGCGCACAACGACCCGATGGCCGAGGGCGCGTACCTGGCCGCGAAGGCGGCCGGGTTGCACACGAAGGTCAAGTTCACCGGCATCGACGCGCTGCCGGTCCCGTCCGGCGGCATCAAGGCCGTCGAGCAGGGCCGGCTCGCGGCGACCTTCCAGTACGCCACGGGCGGCCGGGAGGCCGTCGACCTGGCCCGCCGGATCCTGGTCGACTGCGATCGGGACGTCCCGCGTACGACCACGCTCGCCACCATGCAGGTCACCAGGGAGAACGCCGCCGAGACGTACGCCCGGCTCGGCGGTGCCGGCTGA
- a CDS encoding family 43 glycosylhydrolase, giving the protein MRIPRMLAVLLLGAVLVTVPAGPAAAEDVVRAEAEALTVTSSTAPVEAQANCCGVAWSAGRQLWLRAARAGDSVTVTLPPVPAGQYDLGAVLTRAADYGTLRFAVDGVAVGQLFDGYAPTVRRVEAVPLGSASLTAGTHRLTVTVTGRSASSTGFFAGLDTIALRRVGPLASVTTTAYERVGETPARGPLTRVYDPGVGEPVAWYYNDHTLVRDERTGLWHVFAITHAEPGAPQDEKSFGHATAPTPTGPWTKQPPALVADPTAGEQWIWAPHVVHDRGVYYMFYAAGSPDYANYRMHLATSTDLFTWTRSPANPLFTDGWEGRDPMVTRVGDRWVMYYTATSHPQGGNHVVAYRTSTDLRTWSGRGVAYASPHTGRAAGQTESPFVVRRGDWWYLFVCCDGTDYGAAYRRTAVYRSRDPLRFEGAEKVTVLDAHAAEVVVDGGNWYLSHAGWGQGGLWLAPLTWSTGVVARGYQVSTGFLRADVRTWPHTRIASLEVDPAGAGAYRSALDSSHRGTGPYLAVGRFDVTDRAGPPARVDVSADGSRLHLVGMRMGDEPVTADWLLTVAPRWTGPGLQSDVTWSVTGPTTAPVWEVAFNVDGALPAVGDPAVASRPTGDVTGMPTWSMTSGADLSLVAAHRWASAWRGDNTWYDAGHAMAAWQPLWRTGGVSWPPGQYPGGTWRFAASGVGRDTAFAETVHAAVNAVP; this is encoded by the coding sequence ATGCGGATCCCCCGGATGCTCGCGGTGCTGCTGCTGGGCGCCGTCCTGGTGACCGTCCCGGCCGGGCCGGCCGCCGCCGAGGACGTCGTACGGGCGGAGGCGGAGGCGCTGACCGTGACCTCGTCCACCGCCCCGGTCGAGGCGCAGGCCAACTGCTGCGGGGTCGCCTGGTCGGCCGGCCGTCAGCTCTGGCTGCGGGCGGCTCGGGCGGGGGACTCGGTCACCGTGACGCTGCCGCCGGTGCCGGCCGGACAGTACGACCTCGGTGCCGTGCTCACCCGGGCCGCCGACTACGGCACCCTGCGCTTCGCCGTCGACGGGGTGGCCGTCGGTCAGCTCTTCGACGGCTACGCGCCCACCGTGCGGCGCGTCGAGGCGGTGCCGCTGGGGTCGGCCTCGCTCACCGCCGGCACCCACCGGCTGACCGTGACGGTGACCGGGCGGTCCGCGTCGTCGACCGGCTTCTTCGCCGGCCTGGACACGATCGCCCTGCGCCGCGTCGGCCCGCTGGCGTCGGTGACCACCACGGCGTACGAGAGGGTGGGCGAGACACCGGCGCGGGGGCCGCTGACCCGGGTCTACGACCCGGGCGTGGGGGAGCCGGTGGCCTGGTACTACAACGACCACACCCTCGTGCGTGACGAGCGGACCGGGCTGTGGCACGTCTTCGCCATCACCCACGCGGAGCCGGGCGCGCCGCAGGACGAGAAGAGCTTCGGTCACGCGACCGCGCCCACGCCCACCGGACCGTGGACGAAACAACCACCGGCGCTGGTGGCCGACCCGACGGCCGGCGAACAGTGGATCTGGGCGCCGCACGTCGTGCACGACCGGGGCGTCTACTACATGTTCTACGCGGCCGGAAGTCCCGACTACGCGAACTACCGGATGCACCTGGCCACCTCGACCGACCTGTTCACCTGGACCCGCAGCCCGGCCAACCCACTGTTCACCGACGGCTGGGAGGGACGCGACCCGATGGTGACCCGGGTCGGTGACCGGTGGGTCATGTACTACACGGCGACCTCCCACCCGCAGGGCGGCAACCACGTGGTCGCCTACCGCACCAGCACCGACCTGCGGACCTGGAGCGGGCGGGGCGTCGCGTACGCGTCGCCGCACACCGGGCGGGCGGCCGGGCAGACGGAGTCGCCGTTCGTGGTGCGCCGGGGGGACTGGTGGTACCTCTTCGTCTGCTGCGACGGCACGGACTACGGCGCGGCGTACCGGCGCACCGCGGTCTACCGCAGCCGGGACCCCCTGCGGTTCGAGGGGGCGGAGAAGGTGACCGTGCTCGACGCGCACGCCGCGGAGGTCGTGGTCGACGGCGGGAACTGGTATCTCAGTCACGCCGGTTGGGGTCAGGGCGGGCTCTGGCTCGCCCCGCTGACCTGGTCCACCGGGGTCGTCGCCCGGGGCTACCAGGTGAGCACCGGATTCCTGCGTGCCGACGTGCGGACCTGGCCGCACACCCGGATCGCGTCCCTGGAGGTCGACCCGGCGGGCGCGGGGGCGTACCGGTCGGCGTTGGACTCGTCGCACCGGGGGACCGGTCCCTACCTGGCGGTCGGCCGGTTCGACGTCACCGACCGGGCGGGTCCGCCGGCCCGGGTGGACGTCTCCGCCGACGGTTCCCGGCTCCACCTGGTCGGCATGCGGATGGGGGACGAGCCGGTCACCGCCGACTGGCTGCTCACCGTGGCGCCCCGGTGGACCGGCCCGGGGTTGCAGAGCGACGTCACCTGGTCGGTGACCGGCCCGACGACGGCACCGGTGTGGGAGGTGGCGTTCAACGTCGACGGCGCGCTGCCGGCGGTCGGTGACCCCGCCGTGGCGTCCCGGCCGACCGGTGACGTGACGGGCATGCCGACGTGGTCGATGACCTCGGGAGCGGACCTGTCCCTCGTCGCCGCGCACCGCTGGGCCTCGGCCTGGCGCGGTGACAACACCTGGTACGACGCGGGCCACGCGATGGCCGCTTGGCAGCCGCTCTGGCGCACCGGTGGCGTCTCCTGGCCGCCCGGCCAGTATCCGGGTGGGACGTGGCGGTTCGCTGCCAGCGGGGTGGGGCGGGACACCGCGTTCGCGGAGACAGTCCACGCGGCTGTCAACGCGGTGCCGTGA
- a CDS encoding fucose isomerase: protein MSNYTMPVLVDPPAAAPRTVYTVASGDLRRSANVAGWPTQQRLEADLAAAVTALGWSVQRAHPVDAVTGHGFVDSQRAGIEIFRRIPVDAPLVVVEAVWQYSHHVLAGLRAHRGPILLVANWSGEFPGLVGLLNLAGSLTKAGVRYSALWSEDFTDEWARDGLRTWLETGEVVHDESHVRDLPPLPSDAEVTLGRALAVQLQREKAIIGVFDEGCMGMYNAIIDDELLNPLGVYKERLSQSALVAEMSRVSDEEAQAVRDWLDAAGMTFHTGTDEATELTDAQLVSQCRMYVAVLRIADDFGLDAVGIQYQQGLKDTVPASDLAEGLLNDVSRPPVTSRDGARKLYPGQALPHFNEVDEGVAVDSLVTNRIWTAMGMDPATTLHDIRWGERYGSDFVWVFEISGSVPASHNGGYHRSYSMRQPPMYFPLGGGTLSGVSRPGEIVWSRIFVMGGALHVDLGRGSVVELPAAETERRLRATTPQWPIMHAVLHGVGRDQLMARHRANHVNVVYAADADAADRALRVKAAMLDALGVRVHLCGDVAL from the coding sequence GTGAGCAACTACACCATGCCGGTGCTGGTCGACCCGCCGGCCGCCGCCCCCCGCACCGTCTACACGGTCGCCAGTGGCGACCTGCGGCGCAGCGCGAACGTCGCCGGATGGCCGACCCAGCAGCGCCTGGAGGCGGACCTCGCCGCCGCGGTCACCGCGCTGGGCTGGTCGGTCCAGCGGGCCCATCCGGTGGACGCGGTCACCGGTCACGGCTTCGTCGACAGTCAGCGCGCCGGCATCGAGATCTTCCGACGGATCCCGGTCGACGCCCCGCTGGTCGTGGTGGAGGCGGTGTGGCAGTACAGCCACCACGTGCTGGCCGGGCTGCGCGCCCACCGTGGCCCGATCCTGCTCGTGGCGAACTGGAGCGGGGAGTTCCCCGGCCTGGTGGGCCTGTTGAACCTCGCCGGCAGCCTCACCAAGGCGGGCGTGCGCTACTCGGCGTTGTGGAGCGAGGACTTCACCGACGAGTGGGCGCGCGACGGGCTGAGGACCTGGCTGGAGACCGGCGAGGTGGTCCACGACGAGAGCCACGTGCGGGATCTGCCGCCGTTGCCGTCCGACGCCGAGGTGACGCTCGGCCGGGCCCTGGCCGTCCAGCTCCAGCGGGAGAAGGCGATCATCGGGGTCTTCGACGAGGGCTGCATGGGCATGTACAACGCCATCATCGACGACGAGCTGCTCAACCCGCTCGGCGTCTACAAGGAGCGGCTGTCGCAGAGCGCGCTGGTCGCGGAGATGTCGCGGGTGTCCGACGAGGAGGCGCAGGCCGTCCGGGACTGGCTGGACGCTGCCGGCATGACCTTCCACACCGGCACCGATGAGGCGACCGAACTGACCGACGCGCAACTGGTCAGCCAGTGCAGGATGTACGTCGCCGTGCTGCGCATCGCCGACGACTTCGGCCTGGACGCGGTCGGCATCCAGTACCAGCAGGGACTCAAGGACACGGTGCCGGCGAGCGACCTGGCCGAGGGGCTGCTGAACGACGTGTCCCGGCCACCGGTCACCAGCCGGGACGGGGCACGGAAGCTGTATCCGGGACAGGCGCTGCCGCACTTCAACGAGGTCGACGAGGGTGTCGCGGTGGACTCCCTGGTCACCAACCGGATCTGGACGGCGATGGGGATGGACCCGGCCACCACCCTGCACGACATCCGGTGGGGGGAGCGGTACGGATCGGACTTCGTCTGGGTGTTCGAGATCTCCGGTTCGGTTCCCGCGTCCCACAACGGCGGCTACCACCGGTCGTACAGCATGCGGCAGCCGCCGATGTACTTCCCGCTGGGCGGCGGCACCCTGAGCGGTGTCTCCCGGCCGGGGGAGATCGTCTGGTCACGGATCTTCGTGATGGGCGGGGCGCTCCACGTCGACCTGGGCCGGGGCAGCGTGGTGGAGTTGCCGGCCGCCGAGACCGAGCGTCGGCTCCGGGCCACCACCCCGCAGTGGCCGATCATGCACGCCGTGCTGCACGGCGTGGGCCGGGACCAGTTGATGGCCCGGCACAGGGCCAACCACGTCAACGTGGTCTACGCCGCCGACGCCGACGCCGCCGACCGCGCCCTGCGGGTCAAGGCCGCGATGCTCGACGCGCTCGGGGTGCGGGTGCACCTGTGCGGTGACGTCGCGCTGTGA
- a CDS encoding sugar ABC transporter ATP-binding protein translates to MSHQVIVAMSGIAKRFGGVHALRGVDLTLRAGEVHALLGENGAGKSTLINILSGVVTEYDGRISVGGEPVRFAGPASAQAAGIATIHQELDLVPALSVAENLVLGREPRTRLRTLDRRAMIRTARDWLGPLGAEIDPRRPVGSLRVGEQQLVEIAKALSLDARVLVMDEPTAALADAEVRRLMSTIRALRERGVAVVYISHRLEEIEDIADRATVLRNGEVAGTLRPDRTDRQRVIALMVGRPAEALFSVGRGGAGPVEAVLDAGRGGTDPPGPPVLVVEDLTVRPRVSRPGRCEPSGISLTVRPGEIVGLSGLMGSGRTELLETLYGAGPAGRRTGVLRLAGRPYAPRGPRSALRAGVGFVPEDRRRSALVLEHPVGRSMVLAALRRFTTAGVVRVGRERDAVREQIAALAIRTPSAGAPVGALSGGNQQKVVFARHILTRPRLLLLDEPTRGVDVGAKAEIYRLLRRLADDGMGILLASSELPELTGICDRIVVLRRGRAVADLPAGGCTGEDILTAAMGGAYAGRDER, encoded by the coding sequence GTGAGCCACCAGGTGATCGTCGCCATGTCCGGCATCGCGAAGCGTTTCGGTGGCGTCCACGCCCTACGGGGCGTCGACCTCACCCTGCGGGCCGGCGAGGTCCACGCCCTGCTGGGCGAGAACGGGGCCGGCAAGTCGACCCTGATCAACATCCTGTCCGGCGTGGTGACCGAGTACGACGGGAGGATCTCGGTCGGCGGCGAGCCCGTACGCTTCGCCGGCCCGGCCTCCGCCCAGGCCGCCGGCATCGCCACGATCCACCAGGAACTCGACCTGGTGCCGGCGCTCTCCGTCGCCGAGAACCTCGTGCTCGGCCGGGAACCGCGTACCCGGCTGCGGACGCTCGACCGGCGGGCGATGATCCGTACCGCCCGCGACTGGCTGGGCCCGCTCGGCGCGGAGATCGACCCACGTCGGCCGGTCGGTTCGCTGCGCGTCGGCGAGCAGCAACTCGTCGAGATCGCCAAGGCGCTCTCCCTCGACGCCCGGGTCCTCGTCATGGACGAACCGACCGCCGCGCTCGCCGACGCCGAGGTGCGCCGGCTGATGTCCACCATTCGCGCGCTGCGCGAGCGCGGCGTGGCCGTCGTCTACATCTCCCACCGCCTCGAGGAGATCGAGGACATCGCCGACCGGGCCACCGTCCTGCGCAACGGCGAGGTGGCCGGCACACTGCGCCCCGACCGCACCGACCGGCAGCGCGTCATCGCGCTGATGGTCGGCCGCCCGGCGGAAGCGCTGTTCAGCGTGGGACGCGGCGGCGCCGGCCCGGTGGAAGCGGTGCTCGACGCGGGACGCGGCGGTACCGACCCGCCCGGGCCTCCGGTCCTGGTGGTGGAGGACCTCACGGTCCGGCCCCGGGTCAGCCGTCCGGGTCGCTGCGAACCGTCCGGGATCAGCCTGACCGTCCGCCCCGGGGAGATCGTCGGCCTGTCCGGCCTGATGGGATCGGGCCGCACCGAGCTGCTGGAGACCCTGTACGGCGCGGGCCCGGCCGGACGGCGTACCGGCGTGCTCCGGCTGGCCGGCCGCCCGTACGCCCCGCGCGGCCCCCGGTCCGCGTTGCGGGCCGGCGTCGGGTTCGTTCCCGAGGACCGTCGCCGCTCCGCCCTCGTCCTGGAACATCCGGTCGGCCGGAGCATGGTGCTGGCTGCCCTGCGCCGGTTCACCACCGCCGGGGTCGTCCGCGTCGGACGTGAGCGGGACGCGGTCCGCGAGCAGATCGCCGCGCTGGCCATCCGGACACCGTCGGCCGGCGCGCCGGTCGGCGCGCTCTCCGGCGGCAACCAGCAGAAGGTGGTCTTCGCTCGACACATCCTCACCCGACCCCGGCTGCTGCTGCTCGACGAGCCGACCCGTGGGGTCGACGTCGGCGCGAAGGCGGAGATCTACCGGCTGCTGCGGCGGCTCGCCGACGACGGGATGGGCATCCTGCTCGCGTCGTCGGAGCTGCCCGAGCTGACCGGGATCTGTGACCGGATCGTGGTGCTGCGACGGGGACGGGCCGTCGCGGACCTGCCGGCCGGCGGGTGCACCGGCGAGGACATCCTGACCGCAGCGATGGGCGGCGCGTACGCCGGAAGGGACGAGCGATGA
- a CDS encoding ABC transporter permease, whose amino-acid sequence MTHLREPGERSDAPVTPVGGGAGLAADGGRWWGRPGGRGDLVERLFAVQSLFALLVVFVLAVVVSPRRDGEILFLSTENLGNVVRAVSEIGIIAIGMTFVVLLGGIDLSVGAILGLSAVGTATLMVDSGLGILPAVTVVLLIGAVFGALQGYATARLGIQSFIVTLAGLQVARGLARIWSGGLGIPIAYGDGPQEAPPAFEILNGSVNGVVPVPAVLFVAIGVAAIVVLRTTAFARHVYAIGGNEKAARLSGVPVLRVKVAVFAIAGLLAAVAGVIHAGQLNQGSPNDGAGYELDAIAAVVIGGTSLAGGTGSMGGTLAGALLLGILNNILALNNIDANVQLLIKGLVIVAAAGLQKLRHSIA is encoded by the coding sequence ATGACGCACCTCCGTGAACCGGGGGAGAGATCCGACGCGCCGGTCACGCCGGTCGGCGGCGGCGCGGGCCTCGCCGCCGACGGCGGCCGGTGGTGGGGCCGACCCGGTGGCCGGGGCGACCTCGTCGAACGGCTCTTCGCCGTGCAGAGCCTGTTCGCGCTGCTGGTCGTGTTCGTGCTGGCCGTCGTCGTCTCGCCCCGCCGCGACGGCGAGATCCTGTTCCTCTCCACGGAGAACCTGGGCAACGTCGTCCGCGCGGTGTCCGAGATCGGGATCATCGCGATCGGCATGACCTTCGTCGTCCTGCTCGGCGGCATCGACCTCTCCGTCGGCGCGATCCTCGGTCTCTCCGCCGTCGGCACCGCGACCCTGATGGTCGACTCCGGACTGGGCATCCTGCCCGCGGTCACCGTGGTCCTGCTGATCGGCGCGGTCTTCGGCGCGTTGCAGGGTTACGCGACGGCCCGGCTCGGCATCCAGTCGTTCATCGTCACCCTCGCCGGACTCCAGGTGGCGCGGGGCCTCGCCCGGATCTGGTCGGGCGGGCTCGGCATCCCGATCGCCTACGGCGACGGCCCGCAGGAGGCGCCCCCGGCGTTCGAGATCCTCAACGGCAGTGTCAACGGGGTGGTGCCCGTCCCGGCGGTGCTGTTCGTCGCCATCGGCGTGGCCGCGATCGTCGTGTTGCGCACGACCGCGTTCGCCCGGCACGTCTACGCCATCGGCGGCAACGAGAAGGCCGCCCGGCTCTCGGGTGTGCCCGTGCTGCGGGTCAAGGTCGCGGTCTTCGCCATCGCCGGCCTGCTCGCCGCGGTGGCCGGCGTCATCCACGCCGGCCAGCTCAACCAGGGCAGCCCCAACGACGGCGCCGGCTACGAGCTGGACGCCATCGCCGCGGTGGTCATCGGCGGCACCAGTCTGGCCGGGGGCACCGGCTCGATGGGCGGCACGCTCGCCGGGGCGCTGCTGCTCGGCATCCTCAACAACATCCTCGCGCTCAACAACATCGACGCCAACGTGCAGCTACTGATCAAGGGCCTGGTGATCGTGGCCGCCGCCGGGTTGCAGAAGCTGCGCCACAGCATCGCCTGA
- a CDS encoding DUF2961 domain-containing protein produces MKPHVRRWLTLVAALATVLPPTAAHAAPPAPPPRDAPSPPAPLAVADDKGPVGWDVYRRLDRLPELAAGSRTRQFSSFARDGSNDDGFVGTYSCLRQSGGCVIAEDRGPGEVQSIWFTRDDGDVSATGWIRIELDGVTVVDTGLQRVVDGGLGHPFVWPLVTNADQTSGGVTIKVPMPYRDSMRITTQFNPLFHHVTYREFTDAVGVSTFDPRDPATDVVDRLRAAGQRDPKPAQPGSTTATARVDVPAGGQATIAALTGPGAVTALRLRVPDAAATPATLSGLRLRISFDGRTTVDSPVGEFFGAGLGERSVRSLMFAMDTAPGGWYTAWWPMPFRSTATVSIANTTGAPVTGVQAEVTTAPGATWTGALAPDGTAGYFTTQSRRAETMGGSDWIVADQAGRGRFVGVSQTARGHIVGGNTRNYLEGDERVHVDGSPTPQIYGTGTEDFYESGWYFNRGEYSGVFTGNTAHLFRSGGCVDECDAVYRLMIGDAVSYATALRFGIEHGPANDMPADYASTAFLYTQPTVALRRTDTLVTGDAASRAAHAYTDSGSQYALTTPYEGDDDNVPVTGQVRSGGGAVGFRLAVDPANQGVRLRRHGDQATAYQEVAVSVDGSPAGVWRQPLGNGRQRWLADEFVLPAALTAGRSTVTVTLTPAAGAPAWTAARYEADSMVAPFVDTSAPGAVTGLTLAGGRVHALGLSWSASSDNVGVAVYRVYASRNPNVATTPANLVGTTRTTTFRHGPLPAGQTRHYRVVAVDGAGNAATPSGEVSATTRTRNTSDANGDRRDDVVAFTRGTTADVTTSLSDGTRFVPDGRVWNDHFAVGTEIPLTGDVDGDGRADVITFTRGDTADVYVGLSTGTTYAAGVKWHDFFATGTEIPAVGDVDGDGRTDIITFTRGGAGDVYVALSTGSGFGPGVKWHDHFAIGDEMPAVGDVDGDGRDDVVTFTRGTTGDVFVSLSDGTRFVEDGWKWHDSLVLGDQLPALGDVDGDGRDDVVTFTRGTTGDVFVAISDGTRFVPQSGRWHDWFAVGDELPGVGDVDGDGRADLVTFTRGSAADVFVALSTGGGFGAGVRWHDRFAPGTDLPRPSVS; encoded by the coding sequence ATGAAGCCCCACGTCCGCCGTTGGCTGACCCTCGTCGCGGCGCTGGCGACCGTGCTCCCCCCGACGGCGGCACACGCCGCCCCGCCCGCCCCGCCCCCGCGCGACGCCCCGTCGCCGCCCGCGCCGCTCGCCGTCGCCGACGACAAGGGCCCGGTCGGCTGGGACGTGTACCGCCGGCTCGACCGGCTGCCCGAGCTGGCGGCCGGCAGCCGCACCCGGCAGTTCTCCAGTTTCGCCCGGGACGGCTCCAACGACGACGGCTTCGTCGGCACCTACTCCTGCCTGCGCCAGTCCGGCGGCTGCGTCATCGCGGAGGACCGTGGACCCGGCGAGGTGCAGTCGATCTGGTTCACCCGCGACGACGGCGACGTCAGCGCCACCGGCTGGATCAGGATCGAACTGGACGGCGTCACCGTGGTCGACACCGGCCTCCAACGGGTCGTCGACGGTGGCCTCGGCCACCCCTTCGTGTGGCCGCTGGTCACCAACGCCGACCAGACCTCGGGCGGGGTGACCATCAAGGTGCCCATGCCCTACCGCGACTCGATGCGGATCACCACCCAGTTCAACCCGCTCTTCCACCACGTCACCTACCGGGAGTTCACCGACGCGGTCGGCGTGTCCACGTTCGACCCGCGCGACCCCGCCACCGACGTGGTGGACAGGCTGCGTGCCGCCGGCCAGCGTGACCCGAAGCCCGCCCAGCCGGGCTCGACCACCGCCACCGCCCGGGTCGACGTCCCGGCGGGCGGGCAGGCGACGATCGCCGCGCTCACCGGCCCCGGCGCGGTCACCGCGCTGCGGCTGCGGGTGCCCGACGCGGCGGCCACCCCGGCCACCCTGTCGGGCCTGCGGCTGCGGATCTCCTTCGACGGTCGGACCACGGTGGACAGCCCGGTGGGCGAGTTCTTCGGCGCGGGCCTGGGCGAACGGTCCGTCCGCTCGCTGATGTTCGCCATGGACACCGCGCCGGGCGGCTGGTACACCGCCTGGTGGCCGATGCCGTTCCGGTCCACCGCCACGGTGTCGATCGCCAACACCACCGGCGCCCCGGTCACCGGCGTCCAGGCCGAGGTCACCACCGCGCCGGGCGCCACCTGGACCGGCGCGCTCGCCCCCGACGGCACGGCCGGCTACTTCACCACCCAGTCCCGCCGCGCGGAAACGATGGGGGGCAGCGACTGGATCGTCGCCGACCAGGCCGGTCGGGGACGGTTCGTCGGCGTGTCCCAGACCGCCCGGGGCCACATCGTCGGCGGCAACACCCGCAACTACCTGGAGGGCGACGAGCGCGTCCACGTCGACGGCTCGCCCACGCCGCAGATCTACGGCACCGGCACCGAGGACTTCTACGAGTCCGGGTGGTACTTCAACCGGGGCGAGTACAGCGGCGTGTTCACCGGCAACACCGCCCACCTGTTCCGGTCCGGTGGCTGCGTCGACGAGTGTGACGCCGTCTACCGGCTGATGATCGGCGATGCGGTGTCCTACGCCACGGCGCTGCGCTTCGGCATCGAGCACGGCCCGGCCAACGACATGCCGGCCGACTACGCCTCGACCGCGTTCCTCTACACCCAGCCGACCGTCGCCCTGCGCCGCACCGACACGCTGGTCACCGGTGACGCGGCCAGCCGCGCCGCGCACGCCTACACCGACTCCGGCAGCCAGTACGCGCTGACCACGCCGTACGAGGGCGACGACGACAACGTCCCGGTCACCGGCCAGGTGCGCTCCGGCGGTGGCGCGGTCGGCTTCCGGCTCGCCGTCGATCCCGCCAACCAGGGCGTACGGCTGCGCCGGCACGGCGACCAGGCCACCGCGTACCAGGAGGTCGCGGTGTCGGTCGACGGCTCGCCGGCCGGGGTGTGGCGGCAACCGCTGGGCAACGGCCGGCAGCGCTGGCTGGCCGACGAGTTCGTCCTCCCGGCCGCGCTGACCGCCGGCCGGTCCACGGTCACCGTCACCCTGACCCCGGCGGCCGGCGCCCCGGCATGGACGGCGGCCCGCTACGAGGCCGACAGCATGGTCGCGCCGTTCGTCGACACGTCCGCGCCGGGCGCGGTCACCGGCCTCACCCTGGCCGGTGGGCGGGTGCACGCCCTCGGCCTGTCCTGGTCGGCGTCGTCGGACAACGTGGGCGTCGCCGTCTACCGGGTCTACGCCTCGCGGAACCCCAACGTCGCGACCACCCCGGCCAACCTGGTCGGCACGACGCGGACGACCACCTTCCGGCACGGCCCGTTGCCGGCCGGACAGACCCGCCACTACCGGGTCGTCGCGGTCGACGGCGCCGGCAACGCCGCCACGCCCTCGGGCGAGGTGTCGGCGACCACCCGCACCCGCAACACCAGCGACGCCAACGGCGACCGCCGGGACGACGTGGTGGCGTTCACCCGGGGCACCACCGCCGACGTGACCACCTCGCTCTCGGACGGCACCCGGTTCGTCCCGGACGGACGGGTCTGGAACGACCACTTCGCCGTCGGCACGGAGATCCCGCTCACCGGTGACGTCGACGGCGACGGCCGGGCCGACGTCATCACCTTCACCCGGGGCGACACCGCCGACGTCTACGTCGGACTCTCCACCGGCACCACCTACGCGGCCGGGGTGAAGTGGCACGACTTCTTCGCCACCGGCACGGAGATCCCCGCGGTCGGCGACGTCGACGGCGACGGGCGCACGGACATCATCACCTTCACCCGGGGCGGGGCCGGCGACGTGTACGTGGCGCTGTCGACCGGCAGCGGCTTCGGTCCCGGCGTCAAGTGGCACGACCACTTCGCGATCGGCGACGAGATGCCGGCGGTGGGCGACGTCGACGGGGACGGGCGCGACGACGTGGTGACGTTCACCCGGGGCACCACGGGCGACGTGTTCGTCTCCCTCTCCGACGGGACCCGGTTCGTCGAGGACGGCTGGAAGTGGCACGACTCGCTCGTGCTCGGCGACCAGTTGCCGGCGCTCGGGGACGTCGACGGGGACGGACGCGACGACGTGGTGACGTTCACCCGGGGCACCACGGGCGACGTGTTCGTGGCGATCTCCGACGGCACCCGGTTCGTCCCGCAGAGCGGTCGATGGCACGACTGGTTCGCGGTCGGCGACGAACTGCCCGGCGTCGGCGACGTCGACGGCGACGGACGGGCGGACCTGGTGACGTTCACCCGGGGGAGCGCGGCGGACGTGTTCGTGGCGCTCTCCACCGGCGGCGGCTTCGGCGCCGGAGTCCGCTGGCACGACCGGTTCGCGCCCGGCACCGACCTGCCCCGGCCGAGCGTGTCGTGA